The proteins below are encoded in one region of Erinaceus europaeus chromosome 15, mEriEur2.1, whole genome shotgun sequence:
- the ZNF12 gene encoding zinc finger protein 12 isoform X1, with product MGLSLEWGLLQVPPAGFRRTVIPGASLTALPCPSVTSHLPAFPRSASMSTVPASPQELHTMWRSPGPVSFRDVAVDFTRDEWQQLDREQRATYRDVMLENYSHLEAVGWHIIKPEVIIKLEQGEELWGAGGDSLLQSCPEVWNIDDLIERVQDNEDKHSNQKILIHNKIPNEERGNDLGKTFHVESNPVPSNTVSYKCGSCEKNVKAASEFIRSDGSYAKLKPDDCIACGKSPLHLKLEKTNPRSQSEALNQSGESYHLSSESISQKASVSEKPFEYLECQKAFQKDTNFVNHIREKPCKWNESEFSYLQMSNLSVHQRAHLETKPYKCTACGKSFCKKSKFIIHQRTHTGEKPYECNQCGKSFCQKGTLTVHQRTHTGEKPYECNDCGKTFYQKLHLIQHQRTHSGEKPYECSYCGKSFCQKTHLTQHQRTHSGERPYVCHDCGKTFSQKSALNDHQKIHTGVKLYKCNECGKCFCRKSTLTTHQRTHTGEKPYECNECGKFFSRLSYLTVHYRTHSGEKPYECNECGKTFYLNSALMRHQRVHTGEKPYECHECGKLFSQLSYLTIHHRTHSGVKPYECDECGKTFYQNSALCRHQRIHKGEKPYECYICGKFFSQMSYLTIHHRIHSGEKPYECSECGKTFCQNSALNRHQRTHTGEKAYECFQCGKFFSQMSYLTIHHRIHSGEKPFECNECGKAFSRMSYLTVHYRTHSGEKPYECSECGKKFYHKSAFSSHQRIHRRGNVNVHVHNVL from the exons ATGGGGCTCTCACTGGAATGGGGCCTACTGCAGG TCCCTCCGGCAGGCTTCCGAAGGACAGTCATTCCTGGGGCATCTCTCACGGCTCTTCCTTGCCCGTCTGTGACCTCACACCTGCCTGCCTTCCCCAGGTCCGCCTCCATGTCCACAGTCCCCGCATCACCCCAAGAGCTACACACAATGTGGAGATCACCG GGGCCGGTGTCATTCAGGGATGTGGCCGTGGACTTCACCCGGGACGAGTGGCAGCAGCTGGACCGTGAGCAGAGGGCGACGTACAGGGATGTGATGCTGGAGAACTACAGCCACTTGGAGGCCGTGG GATGGCACATTATCAAGCCAGAAGTGATCATCAAGTTGGAACAAGGAGAAGAGCtgtggggagcaggaggagaCTCCCTACTTCAGAGCTGTCCAG aagtCTGGAACATTGATGATCTAATAGAGAGAGTCCAAGATAATGAAGACAAACATTCAAATCAAAAAATACTCATCCATAATAAAATTCCAAATGAAGAGAGAGGTAATGATCTTGGTAAAACTTTTCATGTGGAATCCAATCCTGTTCCTTCAAACACTGTGTCCTATAAGTGTGGCTCATGTGAAAAGAATGTAAAAGCAGCTTCAGAATTTATCCGTAGTGATGGAAGCTATGCTAAGTTGAAGCCTGATGACTGTATTGCGTGTGGGAAATCACCTCTCCATCTTAAGCTTGAGAAAACAAACCCAAGAAGTCAGTCTGAGGCGTTGAATCAAAGTGGAGAATCTTACCATCTAAGCTCAGAAAGTATTTCTCAGAAGGCCAGTGTTTCAGAGAAACCCTTTGAATACCTTGAATGCCAAAAAGCCTTTCAAAAGGATACAAATTTTGTTAATCACATAAGGGAGAAGCCTTGTAAATGGAACGAATCTGAATTCTCCTATCTCCAGATGTCAAACCTTAGTGTCCATCAGAGAGCCCATTTGGAAACGAAGCCCTACAAGTGCACTGCGTGCGGAAAGTCCTTCTGTAAAAAGTCGAAATTTATCATACACCAGAGGACTCACacaggagagaagccctatgaatgtaaccAGTGTGGAAAGTCCTTCTGTCAGAAGGGAACACTCACTGTACATCAGAGAACACACACAGGGGAGAAGCCATATGAATGTAATGACTGCGGGAAAACATTCTACCAGAAGTTACACCTCATTCAGCATCAGAGAACTCACTCAGGAGAGAAGCCCTACGAATGTAGTTACTGTGGGAAATCCTTCTGCCAGAAGACACACCTCACGCAACACCAGAGAACACACTCAGGAGAGAGACCTTACGTCTGTCATGACTGTGGAAAGACTTTCTCCCAGAAGTCAGCTCTGAATGACCATCAGAAAATTCACACAGGCGTGAAACTCTATAAGTGTAACGAGTGTGGGAAGTGCTTCTGCAGGAAGTCAACTCTCACAACACACCAGAGGACACACACAGGGGAGAAGCCCTACGAATGTAACGAGTGTGGCAAGTTCTTCTCCCGGTTGTCGTATCTCACTGTCCATTACAGAACTCACTCAGGAGAGAAGCCTTACGAATGTAACGAATGTGGGAAGACTTTCTATTTGAACTCGGCCCTCATGAGGCATCAGAGGGTCCACacgggagagaaaccctatgaatgtcacGAGTGTGGAAAGCTCTTCTCCCAGTTGTCATACCTCACCATACACCACAGAACTCATTCTGGAGTGAAGCCCTACGAGTGTGATGAATGTGGGAAGACTTTCTACCAGAACTCAGCGCTTTGCAGACATCAGAGGATACACAAAGGAGAGAAACCATATGAATGTTACATATGTGGGAAATTCTTCTCTCAGATGTCATACCTCACGATCCATCACCGGATCCATtcaggagagaaaccctatgaatgcagtGAATGCGGGAAGACCTTTTGCCAGAATTCAGCCCTTAATAGACATCAAAGGACTCACACGGGAGAGAAAGCCTACGAGTGTTTTCAATGCGGGAAGTTCTTCTCTCAGATGTCCTATCTCACCATCCATCACCGAATTCATTCAGGAGAGAAACCCTTTGAATGTAATGAATGTGGCAAAGCCTTCTCTCGGATGTCATACCTGACAGTCCACTATAGAACTCAttctggagagaagccctatgaatgcaGTGAATGTGGGAAAAAATTCTACCACAAATCAGCCTTCAGTAGCCACCAGAGAATTCATAGGAGAGGGAATGTGAATGTACATGTACACAACGTCCTCTAA
- the ZNF12 gene encoding zinc finger protein 12 isoform X2 — MGLSLEWGLLQGFRRTVIPGASLTALPCPSVTSHLPAFPRSASMSTVPASPQELHTMWRSPGPVSFRDVAVDFTRDEWQQLDREQRATYRDVMLENYSHLEAVGWHIIKPEVIIKLEQGEELWGAGGDSLLQSCPEVWNIDDLIERVQDNEDKHSNQKILIHNKIPNEERGNDLGKTFHVESNPVPSNTVSYKCGSCEKNVKAASEFIRSDGSYAKLKPDDCIACGKSPLHLKLEKTNPRSQSEALNQSGESYHLSSESISQKASVSEKPFEYLECQKAFQKDTNFVNHIREKPCKWNESEFSYLQMSNLSVHQRAHLETKPYKCTACGKSFCKKSKFIIHQRTHTGEKPYECNQCGKSFCQKGTLTVHQRTHTGEKPYECNDCGKTFYQKLHLIQHQRTHSGEKPYECSYCGKSFCQKTHLTQHQRTHSGERPYVCHDCGKTFSQKSALNDHQKIHTGVKLYKCNECGKCFCRKSTLTTHQRTHTGEKPYECNECGKFFSRLSYLTVHYRTHSGEKPYECNECGKTFYLNSALMRHQRVHTGEKPYECHECGKLFSQLSYLTIHHRTHSGVKPYECDECGKTFYQNSALCRHQRIHKGEKPYECYICGKFFSQMSYLTIHHRIHSGEKPYECSECGKTFCQNSALNRHQRTHTGEKAYECFQCGKFFSQMSYLTIHHRIHSGEKPFECNECGKAFSRMSYLTVHYRTHSGEKPYECSECGKKFYHKSAFSSHQRIHRRGNVNVHVHNVL, encoded by the exons ATGGGGCTCTCACTGGAATGGGGCCTACTGCAGG GCTTCCGAAGGACAGTCATTCCTGGGGCATCTCTCACGGCTCTTCCTTGCCCGTCTGTGACCTCACACCTGCCTGCCTTCCCCAGGTCCGCCTCCATGTCCACAGTCCCCGCATCACCCCAAGAGCTACACACAATGTGGAGATCACCG GGGCCGGTGTCATTCAGGGATGTGGCCGTGGACTTCACCCGGGACGAGTGGCAGCAGCTGGACCGTGAGCAGAGGGCGACGTACAGGGATGTGATGCTGGAGAACTACAGCCACTTGGAGGCCGTGG GATGGCACATTATCAAGCCAGAAGTGATCATCAAGTTGGAACAAGGAGAAGAGCtgtggggagcaggaggagaCTCCCTACTTCAGAGCTGTCCAG aagtCTGGAACATTGATGATCTAATAGAGAGAGTCCAAGATAATGAAGACAAACATTCAAATCAAAAAATACTCATCCATAATAAAATTCCAAATGAAGAGAGAGGTAATGATCTTGGTAAAACTTTTCATGTGGAATCCAATCCTGTTCCTTCAAACACTGTGTCCTATAAGTGTGGCTCATGTGAAAAGAATGTAAAAGCAGCTTCAGAATTTATCCGTAGTGATGGAAGCTATGCTAAGTTGAAGCCTGATGACTGTATTGCGTGTGGGAAATCACCTCTCCATCTTAAGCTTGAGAAAACAAACCCAAGAAGTCAGTCTGAGGCGTTGAATCAAAGTGGAGAATCTTACCATCTAAGCTCAGAAAGTATTTCTCAGAAGGCCAGTGTTTCAGAGAAACCCTTTGAATACCTTGAATGCCAAAAAGCCTTTCAAAAGGATACAAATTTTGTTAATCACATAAGGGAGAAGCCTTGTAAATGGAACGAATCTGAATTCTCCTATCTCCAGATGTCAAACCTTAGTGTCCATCAGAGAGCCCATTTGGAAACGAAGCCCTACAAGTGCACTGCGTGCGGAAAGTCCTTCTGTAAAAAGTCGAAATTTATCATACACCAGAGGACTCACacaggagagaagccctatgaatgtaaccAGTGTGGAAAGTCCTTCTGTCAGAAGGGAACACTCACTGTACATCAGAGAACACACACAGGGGAGAAGCCATATGAATGTAATGACTGCGGGAAAACATTCTACCAGAAGTTACACCTCATTCAGCATCAGAGAACTCACTCAGGAGAGAAGCCCTACGAATGTAGTTACTGTGGGAAATCCTTCTGCCAGAAGACACACCTCACGCAACACCAGAGAACACACTCAGGAGAGAGACCTTACGTCTGTCATGACTGTGGAAAGACTTTCTCCCAGAAGTCAGCTCTGAATGACCATCAGAAAATTCACACAGGCGTGAAACTCTATAAGTGTAACGAGTGTGGGAAGTGCTTCTGCAGGAAGTCAACTCTCACAACACACCAGAGGACACACACAGGGGAGAAGCCCTACGAATGTAACGAGTGTGGCAAGTTCTTCTCCCGGTTGTCGTATCTCACTGTCCATTACAGAACTCACTCAGGAGAGAAGCCTTACGAATGTAACGAATGTGGGAAGACTTTCTATTTGAACTCGGCCCTCATGAGGCATCAGAGGGTCCACacgggagagaaaccctatgaatgtcacGAGTGTGGAAAGCTCTTCTCCCAGTTGTCATACCTCACCATACACCACAGAACTCATTCTGGAGTGAAGCCCTACGAGTGTGATGAATGTGGGAAGACTTTCTACCAGAACTCAGCGCTTTGCAGACATCAGAGGATACACAAAGGAGAGAAACCATATGAATGTTACATATGTGGGAAATTCTTCTCTCAGATGTCATACCTCACGATCCATCACCGGATCCATtcaggagagaaaccctatgaatgcagtGAATGCGGGAAGACCTTTTGCCAGAATTCAGCCCTTAATAGACATCAAAGGACTCACACGGGAGAGAAAGCCTACGAGTGTTTTCAATGCGGGAAGTTCTTCTCTCAGATGTCCTATCTCACCATCCATCACCGAATTCATTCAGGAGAGAAACCCTTTGAATGTAATGAATGTGGCAAAGCCTTCTCTCGGATGTCATACCTGACAGTCCACTATAGAACTCAttctggagagaagccctatgaatgcaGTGAATGTGGGAAAAAATTCTACCACAAATCAGCCTTCAGTAGCCACCAGAGAATTCATAGGAGAGGGAATGTGAATGTACATGTACACAACGTCCTCTAA
- the ZNF12 gene encoding zinc finger protein 12 isoform X3, which yields MGPTAGSASMSTVPASPQELHTMWRSPGPVSFRDVAVDFTRDEWQQLDREQRATYRDVMLENYSHLEAVGWHIIKPEVIIKLEQGEELWGAGGDSLLQSCPEVWNIDDLIERVQDNEDKHSNQKILIHNKIPNEERGNDLGKTFHVESNPVPSNTVSYKCGSCEKNVKAASEFIRSDGSYAKLKPDDCIACGKSPLHLKLEKTNPRSQSEALNQSGESYHLSSESISQKASVSEKPFEYLECQKAFQKDTNFVNHIREKPCKWNESEFSYLQMSNLSVHQRAHLETKPYKCTACGKSFCKKSKFIIHQRTHTGEKPYECNQCGKSFCQKGTLTVHQRTHTGEKPYECNDCGKTFYQKLHLIQHQRTHSGEKPYECSYCGKSFCQKTHLTQHQRTHSGERPYVCHDCGKTFSQKSALNDHQKIHTGVKLYKCNECGKCFCRKSTLTTHQRTHTGEKPYECNECGKFFSRLSYLTVHYRTHSGEKPYECNECGKTFYLNSALMRHQRVHTGEKPYECHECGKLFSQLSYLTIHHRTHSGVKPYECDECGKTFYQNSALCRHQRIHKGEKPYECYICGKFFSQMSYLTIHHRIHSGEKPYECSECGKTFCQNSALNRHQRTHTGEKAYECFQCGKFFSQMSYLTIHHRIHSGEKPFECNECGKAFSRMSYLTVHYRTHSGEKPYECSECGKKFYHKSAFSSHQRIHRRGNVNVHVHNVL from the exons ATGGGGCCTACTGCAGG GTCCGCCTCCATGTCCACAGTCCCCGCATCACCCCAAGAGCTACACACAATGTGGAGATCACCG GGGCCGGTGTCATTCAGGGATGTGGCCGTGGACTTCACCCGGGACGAGTGGCAGCAGCTGGACCGTGAGCAGAGGGCGACGTACAGGGATGTGATGCTGGAGAACTACAGCCACTTGGAGGCCGTGG GATGGCACATTATCAAGCCAGAAGTGATCATCAAGTTGGAACAAGGAGAAGAGCtgtggggagcaggaggagaCTCCCTACTTCAGAGCTGTCCAG aagtCTGGAACATTGATGATCTAATAGAGAGAGTCCAAGATAATGAAGACAAACATTCAAATCAAAAAATACTCATCCATAATAAAATTCCAAATGAAGAGAGAGGTAATGATCTTGGTAAAACTTTTCATGTGGAATCCAATCCTGTTCCTTCAAACACTGTGTCCTATAAGTGTGGCTCATGTGAAAAGAATGTAAAAGCAGCTTCAGAATTTATCCGTAGTGATGGAAGCTATGCTAAGTTGAAGCCTGATGACTGTATTGCGTGTGGGAAATCACCTCTCCATCTTAAGCTTGAGAAAACAAACCCAAGAAGTCAGTCTGAGGCGTTGAATCAAAGTGGAGAATCTTACCATCTAAGCTCAGAAAGTATTTCTCAGAAGGCCAGTGTTTCAGAGAAACCCTTTGAATACCTTGAATGCCAAAAAGCCTTTCAAAAGGATACAAATTTTGTTAATCACATAAGGGAGAAGCCTTGTAAATGGAACGAATCTGAATTCTCCTATCTCCAGATGTCAAACCTTAGTGTCCATCAGAGAGCCCATTTGGAAACGAAGCCCTACAAGTGCACTGCGTGCGGAAAGTCCTTCTGTAAAAAGTCGAAATTTATCATACACCAGAGGACTCACacaggagagaagccctatgaatgtaaccAGTGTGGAAAGTCCTTCTGTCAGAAGGGAACACTCACTGTACATCAGAGAACACACACAGGGGAGAAGCCATATGAATGTAATGACTGCGGGAAAACATTCTACCAGAAGTTACACCTCATTCAGCATCAGAGAACTCACTCAGGAGAGAAGCCCTACGAATGTAGTTACTGTGGGAAATCCTTCTGCCAGAAGACACACCTCACGCAACACCAGAGAACACACTCAGGAGAGAGACCTTACGTCTGTCATGACTGTGGAAAGACTTTCTCCCAGAAGTCAGCTCTGAATGACCATCAGAAAATTCACACAGGCGTGAAACTCTATAAGTGTAACGAGTGTGGGAAGTGCTTCTGCAGGAAGTCAACTCTCACAACACACCAGAGGACACACACAGGGGAGAAGCCCTACGAATGTAACGAGTGTGGCAAGTTCTTCTCCCGGTTGTCGTATCTCACTGTCCATTACAGAACTCACTCAGGAGAGAAGCCTTACGAATGTAACGAATGTGGGAAGACTTTCTATTTGAACTCGGCCCTCATGAGGCATCAGAGGGTCCACacgggagagaaaccctatgaatgtcacGAGTGTGGAAAGCTCTTCTCCCAGTTGTCATACCTCACCATACACCACAGAACTCATTCTGGAGTGAAGCCCTACGAGTGTGATGAATGTGGGAAGACTTTCTACCAGAACTCAGCGCTTTGCAGACATCAGAGGATACACAAAGGAGAGAAACCATATGAATGTTACATATGTGGGAAATTCTTCTCTCAGATGTCATACCTCACGATCCATCACCGGATCCATtcaggagagaaaccctatgaatgcagtGAATGCGGGAAGACCTTTTGCCAGAATTCAGCCCTTAATAGACATCAAAGGACTCACACGGGAGAGAAAGCCTACGAGTGTTTTCAATGCGGGAAGTTCTTCTCTCAGATGTCCTATCTCACCATCCATCACCGAATTCATTCAGGAGAGAAACCCTTTGAATGTAATGAATGTGGCAAAGCCTTCTCTCGGATGTCATACCTGACAGTCCACTATAGAACTCAttctggagagaagccctatgaatgcaGTGAATGTGGGAAAAAATTCTACCACAAATCAGCCTTCAGTAGCCACCAGAGAATTCATAGGAGAGGGAATGTGAATGTACATGTACACAACGTCCTCTAA
- the ZNF12 gene encoding zinc finger protein 12 isoform X4: MSTVPASPQELHTMWRSPGPVSFRDVAVDFTRDEWQQLDREQRATYRDVMLENYSHLEAVGWHIIKPEVIIKLEQGEELWGAGGDSLLQSCPEVWNIDDLIERVQDNEDKHSNQKILIHNKIPNEERGNDLGKTFHVESNPVPSNTVSYKCGSCEKNVKAASEFIRSDGSYAKLKPDDCIACGKSPLHLKLEKTNPRSQSEALNQSGESYHLSSESISQKASVSEKPFEYLECQKAFQKDTNFVNHIREKPCKWNESEFSYLQMSNLSVHQRAHLETKPYKCTACGKSFCKKSKFIIHQRTHTGEKPYECNQCGKSFCQKGTLTVHQRTHTGEKPYECNDCGKTFYQKLHLIQHQRTHSGEKPYECSYCGKSFCQKTHLTQHQRTHSGERPYVCHDCGKTFSQKSALNDHQKIHTGVKLYKCNECGKCFCRKSTLTTHQRTHTGEKPYECNECGKFFSRLSYLTVHYRTHSGEKPYECNECGKTFYLNSALMRHQRVHTGEKPYECHECGKLFSQLSYLTIHHRTHSGVKPYECDECGKTFYQNSALCRHQRIHKGEKPYECYICGKFFSQMSYLTIHHRIHSGEKPYECSECGKTFCQNSALNRHQRTHTGEKAYECFQCGKFFSQMSYLTIHHRIHSGEKPFECNECGKAFSRMSYLTVHYRTHSGEKPYECSECGKKFYHKSAFSSHQRIHRRGNVNVHVHNVL, from the exons ATGTCCACAGTCCCCGCATCACCCCAAGAGCTACACACAATGTGGAGATCACCG GGGCCGGTGTCATTCAGGGATGTGGCCGTGGACTTCACCCGGGACGAGTGGCAGCAGCTGGACCGTGAGCAGAGGGCGACGTACAGGGATGTGATGCTGGAGAACTACAGCCACTTGGAGGCCGTGG GATGGCACATTATCAAGCCAGAAGTGATCATCAAGTTGGAACAAGGAGAAGAGCtgtggggagcaggaggagaCTCCCTACTTCAGAGCTGTCCAG aagtCTGGAACATTGATGATCTAATAGAGAGAGTCCAAGATAATGAAGACAAACATTCAAATCAAAAAATACTCATCCATAATAAAATTCCAAATGAAGAGAGAGGTAATGATCTTGGTAAAACTTTTCATGTGGAATCCAATCCTGTTCCTTCAAACACTGTGTCCTATAAGTGTGGCTCATGTGAAAAGAATGTAAAAGCAGCTTCAGAATTTATCCGTAGTGATGGAAGCTATGCTAAGTTGAAGCCTGATGACTGTATTGCGTGTGGGAAATCACCTCTCCATCTTAAGCTTGAGAAAACAAACCCAAGAAGTCAGTCTGAGGCGTTGAATCAAAGTGGAGAATCTTACCATCTAAGCTCAGAAAGTATTTCTCAGAAGGCCAGTGTTTCAGAGAAACCCTTTGAATACCTTGAATGCCAAAAAGCCTTTCAAAAGGATACAAATTTTGTTAATCACATAAGGGAGAAGCCTTGTAAATGGAACGAATCTGAATTCTCCTATCTCCAGATGTCAAACCTTAGTGTCCATCAGAGAGCCCATTTGGAAACGAAGCCCTACAAGTGCACTGCGTGCGGAAAGTCCTTCTGTAAAAAGTCGAAATTTATCATACACCAGAGGACTCACacaggagagaagccctatgaatgtaaccAGTGTGGAAAGTCCTTCTGTCAGAAGGGAACACTCACTGTACATCAGAGAACACACACAGGGGAGAAGCCATATGAATGTAATGACTGCGGGAAAACATTCTACCAGAAGTTACACCTCATTCAGCATCAGAGAACTCACTCAGGAGAGAAGCCCTACGAATGTAGTTACTGTGGGAAATCCTTCTGCCAGAAGACACACCTCACGCAACACCAGAGAACACACTCAGGAGAGAGACCTTACGTCTGTCATGACTGTGGAAAGACTTTCTCCCAGAAGTCAGCTCTGAATGACCATCAGAAAATTCACACAGGCGTGAAACTCTATAAGTGTAACGAGTGTGGGAAGTGCTTCTGCAGGAAGTCAACTCTCACAACACACCAGAGGACACACACAGGGGAGAAGCCCTACGAATGTAACGAGTGTGGCAAGTTCTTCTCCCGGTTGTCGTATCTCACTGTCCATTACAGAACTCACTCAGGAGAGAAGCCTTACGAATGTAACGAATGTGGGAAGACTTTCTATTTGAACTCGGCCCTCATGAGGCATCAGAGGGTCCACacgggagagaaaccctatgaatgtcacGAGTGTGGAAAGCTCTTCTCCCAGTTGTCATACCTCACCATACACCACAGAACTCATTCTGGAGTGAAGCCCTACGAGTGTGATGAATGTGGGAAGACTTTCTACCAGAACTCAGCGCTTTGCAGACATCAGAGGATACACAAAGGAGAGAAACCATATGAATGTTACATATGTGGGAAATTCTTCTCTCAGATGTCATACCTCACGATCCATCACCGGATCCATtcaggagagaaaccctatgaatgcagtGAATGCGGGAAGACCTTTTGCCAGAATTCAGCCCTTAATAGACATCAAAGGACTCACACGGGAGAGAAAGCCTACGAGTGTTTTCAATGCGGGAAGTTCTTCTCTCAGATGTCCTATCTCACCATCCATCACCGAATTCATTCAGGAGAGAAACCCTTTGAATGTAATGAATGTGGCAAAGCCTTCTCTCGGATGTCATACCTGACAGTCCACTATAGAACTCAttctggagagaagccctatgaatgcaGTGAATGTGGGAAAAAATTCTACCACAAATCAGCCTTCAGTAGCCACCAGAGAATTCATAGGAGAGGGAATGTGAATGTACATGTACACAACGTCCTCTAA
- the ZNF12 gene encoding zinc finger protein 12 isoform X5, translating to MLENYSHLEAVGWHIIKPEVIIKLEQGEELWGAGGDSLLQSCPEVWNIDDLIERVQDNEDKHSNQKILIHNKIPNEERGNDLGKTFHVESNPVPSNTVSYKCGSCEKNVKAASEFIRSDGSYAKLKPDDCIACGKSPLHLKLEKTNPRSQSEALNQSGESYHLSSESISQKASVSEKPFEYLECQKAFQKDTNFVNHIREKPCKWNESEFSYLQMSNLSVHQRAHLETKPYKCTACGKSFCKKSKFIIHQRTHTGEKPYECNQCGKSFCQKGTLTVHQRTHTGEKPYECNDCGKTFYQKLHLIQHQRTHSGEKPYECSYCGKSFCQKTHLTQHQRTHSGERPYVCHDCGKTFSQKSALNDHQKIHTGVKLYKCNECGKCFCRKSTLTTHQRTHTGEKPYECNECGKFFSRLSYLTVHYRTHSGEKPYECNECGKTFYLNSALMRHQRVHTGEKPYECHECGKLFSQLSYLTIHHRTHSGVKPYECDECGKTFYQNSALCRHQRIHKGEKPYECYICGKFFSQMSYLTIHHRIHSGEKPYECSECGKTFCQNSALNRHQRTHTGEKAYECFQCGKFFSQMSYLTIHHRIHSGEKPFECNECGKAFSRMSYLTVHYRTHSGEKPYECSECGKKFYHKSAFSSHQRIHRRGNVNVHVHNVL from the exons ATGCTGGAGAACTACAGCCACTTGGAGGCCGTGG GATGGCACATTATCAAGCCAGAAGTGATCATCAAGTTGGAACAAGGAGAAGAGCtgtggggagcaggaggagaCTCCCTACTTCAGAGCTGTCCAG aagtCTGGAACATTGATGATCTAATAGAGAGAGTCCAAGATAATGAAGACAAACATTCAAATCAAAAAATACTCATCCATAATAAAATTCCAAATGAAGAGAGAGGTAATGATCTTGGTAAAACTTTTCATGTGGAATCCAATCCTGTTCCTTCAAACACTGTGTCCTATAAGTGTGGCTCATGTGAAAAGAATGTAAAAGCAGCTTCAGAATTTATCCGTAGTGATGGAAGCTATGCTAAGTTGAAGCCTGATGACTGTATTGCGTGTGGGAAATCACCTCTCCATCTTAAGCTTGAGAAAACAAACCCAAGAAGTCAGTCTGAGGCGTTGAATCAAAGTGGAGAATCTTACCATCTAAGCTCAGAAAGTATTTCTCAGAAGGCCAGTGTTTCAGAGAAACCCTTTGAATACCTTGAATGCCAAAAAGCCTTTCAAAAGGATACAAATTTTGTTAATCACATAAGGGAGAAGCCTTGTAAATGGAACGAATCTGAATTCTCCTATCTCCAGATGTCAAACCTTAGTGTCCATCAGAGAGCCCATTTGGAAACGAAGCCCTACAAGTGCACTGCGTGCGGAAAGTCCTTCTGTAAAAAGTCGAAATTTATCATACACCAGAGGACTCACacaggagagaagccctatgaatgtaaccAGTGTGGAAAGTCCTTCTGTCAGAAGGGAACACTCACTGTACATCAGAGAACACACACAGGGGAGAAGCCATATGAATGTAATGACTGCGGGAAAACATTCTACCAGAAGTTACACCTCATTCAGCATCAGAGAACTCACTCAGGAGAGAAGCCCTACGAATGTAGTTACTGTGGGAAATCCTTCTGCCAGAAGACACACCTCACGCAACACCAGAGAACACACTCAGGAGAGAGACCTTACGTCTGTCATGACTGTGGAAAGACTTTCTCCCAGAAGTCAGCTCTGAATGACCATCAGAAAATTCACACAGGCGTGAAACTCTATAAGTGTAACGAGTGTGGGAAGTGCTTCTGCAGGAAGTCAACTCTCACAACACACCAGAGGACACACACAGGGGAGAAGCCCTACGAATGTAACGAGTGTGGCAAGTTCTTCTCCCGGTTGTCGTATCTCACTGTCCATTACAGAACTCACTCAGGAGAGAAGCCTTACGAATGTAACGAATGTGGGAAGACTTTCTATTTGAACTCGGCCCTCATGAGGCATCAGAGGGTCCACacgggagagaaaccctatgaatgtcacGAGTGTGGAAAGCTCTTCTCCCAGTTGTCATACCTCACCATACACCACAGAACTCATTCTGGAGTGAAGCCCTACGAGTGTGATGAATGTGGGAAGACTTTCTACCAGAACTCAGCGCTTTGCAGACATCAGAGGATACACAAAGGAGAGAAACCATATGAATGTTACATATGTGGGAAATTCTTCTCTCAGATGTCATACCTCACGATCCATCACCGGATCCATtcaggagagaaaccctatgaatgcagtGAATGCGGGAAGACCTTTTGCCAGAATTCAGCCCTTAATAGACATCAAAGGACTCACACGGGAGAGAAAGCCTACGAGTGTTTTCAATGCGGGAAGTTCTTCTCTCAGATGTCCTATCTCACCATCCATCACCGAATTCATTCAGGAGAGAAACCCTTTGAATGTAATGAATGTGGCAAAGCCTTCTCTCGGATGTCATACCTGACAGTCCACTATAGAACTCAttctggagagaagccctatgaatgcaGTGAATGTGGGAAAAAATTCTACCACAAATCAGCCTTCAGTAGCCACCAGAGAATTCATAGGAGAGGGAATGTGAATGTACATGTACACAACGTCCTCTAA